One genomic window of Pseudomonas aeruginosa includes the following:
- a CDS encoding VOC family protein, translating to MSLMPFHLAIPVHDLPAARRFYGEVFGLSEGRSAEHWVDFDFFGHQLVIHQHPQTDSQRHVGSNPVDGHDVPVPHFGVVLAWDDWHALAERLQQRGTRFVIEPYIRFKGQVGEQATLFLFDPCGNALEFKSFRDMGQLFAK from the coding sequence ATGAGCCTGATGCCCTTCCACCTCGCCATCCCCGTCCACGACCTGCCCGCCGCCCGGCGCTTTTACGGCGAGGTCTTCGGCCTGAGCGAAGGCCGCTCCGCCGAGCACTGGGTCGACTTCGACTTCTTCGGCCACCAGTTGGTCATCCACCAGCATCCGCAGACCGATTCCCAGCGCCACGTCGGCAGCAACCCGGTGGACGGCCACGACGTGCCGGTGCCGCACTTCGGCGTGGTCCTCGCATGGGACGACTGGCACGCCCTGGCCGAACGCCTGCAGCAGCGCGGCACCCGCTTCGTGATCGAGCCCTACATCCGCTTCAAGGGCCAGGTCGGCGAGCAGGCCACGCTGTTTCTCTTCGACCCCTGCGGCAACGCGCTGGAGTTCAAGAGCTTCCGCGACATGGGCCAGTTGTTCGCCAAGTGA
- a CDS encoding Nramp family divalent metal transporter yields the protein MSAKDTPAPQAAEPGRAQPVEVPSGGHWWRRLLAFAGPGYLVAVGYMDPGNWATDVAGGAQLGYLLLSVILLSSLMAMLLQALSARLGIASGLDLAQACRERYSPSTCRLLWLACETAIIACDLAEVIGTAIALKLLFGLPLAWGALLCVGDALLVLVLIGRGQRPLEAFVVALLTLIFACFAVQLLLSRPELGEVLQGFLPSPRVLSDPAALYLAIGIVGATVMPHNLYLHSSLVQSRAYPRSLAGKRQALRWAVADSSLALTLALLVNAAILIVAASVFHRNGHTEVVDIEQAHALLSPLLGLELASLLFAVALLASGLNSTVTTTLAGQIVMEGFLRLRLAPWARRLLTRGVAVLPVLLVTLLYGEDGTARLLIFSQVILSMQLPLAVIPLLQFVSDRRLMGPLAIGAGTRWLAWAVALAIVGLNLQLLADFAFG from the coding sequence ATGTCCGCGAAGGATACCCCGGCCCCCCAGGCCGCCGAGCCCGGTCGCGCCCAGCCGGTCGAAGTCCCCAGCGGCGGCCACTGGTGGCGCCGCCTGCTGGCCTTCGCCGGCCCCGGCTACCTGGTCGCGGTGGGCTACATGGACCCGGGCAACTGGGCCACCGACGTCGCCGGCGGCGCGCAACTGGGCTACCTGCTGCTCTCGGTAATCCTGCTCTCCAGCCTGATGGCGATGCTGCTGCAGGCGCTGTCCGCGCGCCTGGGCATCGCCAGCGGCCTGGACCTGGCCCAGGCCTGCCGCGAACGCTACTCGCCGAGCACCTGCCGCCTGCTGTGGCTGGCCTGCGAGACGGCGATCATCGCCTGCGACCTGGCCGAGGTGATCGGCACCGCCATCGCCCTGAAGCTGCTGTTCGGCCTGCCGCTGGCCTGGGGCGCGTTGCTCTGCGTGGGCGACGCGCTGCTGGTGCTGGTCCTGATCGGACGTGGCCAGCGGCCGCTGGAGGCCTTCGTGGTGGCGTTGCTGACACTGATCTTCGCCTGCTTCGCGGTACAGTTGCTGCTCTCGCGTCCCGAACTCGGCGAGGTGCTCCAAGGGTTCTTGCCGAGCCCGCGGGTGCTCAGCGACCCGGCTGCCCTGTACCTGGCGATCGGCATCGTCGGCGCGACCGTCATGCCGCACAACCTCTACCTGCATTCCTCGCTGGTGCAGAGCCGCGCCTACCCGCGCAGCCTTGCCGGCAAGCGCCAGGCGCTGCGCTGGGCGGTGGCCGACAGCAGCCTGGCGCTGACCCTGGCGCTGCTGGTCAACGCGGCGATTCTGATCGTCGCCGCCAGCGTGTTCCACCGCAACGGGCACACCGAGGTGGTCGATATCGAGCAGGCCCACGCGCTGCTCTCGCCATTGCTCGGCCTGGAACTCGCCTCGCTGCTGTTCGCCGTGGCGCTGCTCGCGTCCGGCCTCAACTCGACGGTCACCACCACCCTGGCCGGGCAGATCGTCATGGAGGGCTTCCTCCGCCTGCGCCTGGCGCCCTGGGCGCGGCGCCTGCTGACCCGGGGCGTCGCAGTGCTGCCGGTGCTGCTGGTGACCCTGCTCTACGGCGAGGACGGCACCGCGCGGCTGCTGATCTTCAGCCAGGTGATCCTGTCGATGCAGTTGCCGCTGGCAGTGATCCCGCTACTACAGTTCGTTTCCGACCGGCGCCTGATGGGCCCGCTGGCGATCGGCGCCGGGACCCGGTGGCTGGCCTGGGCGGTAGCGCTGGCGATCGTCGGCCTGAACCTGCAACTGCTGGCCGACTTCGCGTTCGGCTGA
- the ampDh3 gene encoding N-acetylmuramoyl-L-alanine amidase AmpDh3: MLTIDYNSYRTTTPYGKRVRFLVLHYTALDFAASVKALTTGAASAHYLIPAPHDPSYKAAGFKGQRIFNLVAEEDRAWHAGVSGWARRDNLNDTSIGIEIVNLARDDDGVFTFPDYERSQINALKQLAKNILQRYPDMTPKNVVGHSDIAVGRKSDPGPKLPWKELYEAGIGAWYDDATRDRYREGFERDGLPPRADLLEAFRLYGYALPATVDDAYFTSLLRAFQMHFRPENYDGALDVETAAILYALNEKYPA; encoded by the coding sequence ATGCTGACCATCGACTACAACAGCTATCGCACCACTACCCCCTACGGCAAACGCGTGCGCTTCCTGGTGCTGCACTACACCGCGCTCGACTTCGCCGCCTCGGTCAAGGCGCTGACCACCGGCGCCGCCAGTGCCCACTACCTGATCCCGGCGCCGCATGACCCCAGCTACAAGGCCGCCGGCTTCAAGGGCCAGCGCATCTTCAACCTGGTCGCCGAGGAAGACCGCGCCTGGCACGCCGGCGTCAGCGGCTGGGCGCGCCGCGACAACCTCAACGACACCTCCATCGGCATCGAGATCGTCAACCTCGCCCGCGACGACGACGGCGTGTTCACCTTCCCCGACTACGAGCGCTCGCAGATCAACGCACTCAAGCAACTGGCGAAGAACATCCTGCAGCGCTACCCGGACATGACCCCGAAGAACGTGGTCGGCCACTCCGACATCGCCGTCGGGCGCAAGTCCGACCCGGGGCCGAAGCTGCCCTGGAAGGAACTCTACGAGGCCGGTATCGGCGCCTGGTACGACGACGCCACCCGCGATCGCTATCGCGAAGGCTTCGAGCGCGACGGCCTGCCGCCGCGCGCCGACCTGCTGGAGGCGTTCCGCCTGTACGGCTATGCGCTGCCGGCGACGGTCGACGATGCCTACTTCACCAGCCTGCTGCGCGCCTTCCAGATGCATTTCCGCCCGGAGAACTACGACGGCGCGCTGGATGTGGAGACGGCGGCGATCCTCTACGCTCTGAACGAGAAATACCCGGCCTGA
- a CDS encoding XRE family transcriptional regulator, with translation MAKKFSDLRAQMSPEAQARVEAKAQELLAEMPLNELRQARGLSQKMLSEVLQVQQPAIAKMERRTDMYISTLRSHIEAMGGHLEVIARFPDGAVKISNFADIEETGA, from the coding sequence ATGGCTAAGAAATTCTCCGACCTTCGGGCGCAAATGTCGCCTGAGGCACAGGCCCGCGTCGAGGCCAAGGCCCAGGAACTGTTGGCTGAAATGCCCCTGAATGAGTTGCGCCAGGCTAGAGGCTTGTCGCAGAAGATGCTGTCTGAAGTGCTGCAGGTGCAGCAGCCGGCAATTGCCAAGATGGAGCGGCGTACGGATATGTACATCTCCACCTTGCGCAGCCACATCGAAGCCATGGGCGGCCATCTGGAAGTGATTGCACGCTTCCCGGATGGCGCGGTGAAAATCAGTAACTTCGCTGATATCGAAGAGACGGGCGCCTAA
- a CDS encoding SRPBCC family protein yields the protein MTAVAQVVAKAEMLIRRPIAEVFEAFVDPAITARFWFSRGDARLEAGKRLRWHWDMYGVSQEIEVKDLQTNRRILIEWPNGDSNPSQVEWLFEELPGAGTFVSIRNSGFVGTPEEVIPRVVDATEGFTLVLAGLKACLEHGIALNLVADRFPRGLDG from the coding sequence ATGACTGCCGTCGCACAGGTCGTCGCCAAGGCGGAAATGCTGATCCGCCGCCCCATCGCCGAGGTCTTCGAAGCCTTCGTCGATCCGGCCATCACCGCCAGGTTCTGGTTCAGCCGCGGCGATGCCCGCCTCGAAGCCGGGAAACGGCTGCGCTGGCACTGGGACATGTACGGGGTTTCCCAGGAAATCGAAGTGAAAGACCTGCAAACGAACCGCCGCATCCTCATCGAATGGCCGAATGGCGACAGCAATCCTTCCCAGGTGGAGTGGCTGTTCGAGGAACTGCCCGGCGCCGGGACCTTCGTCAGCATCCGCAACAGCGGTTTCGTCGGCACCCCGGAAGAGGTCATCCCGCGGGTGGTAGACGCCACCGAAGGTTTCACCCTGGTGCTGGCCGGGCTCAAGGCCTGCCTGGAGCACGGCATCGCCTTGAACCTGGTGGCCGACCGTTTTCCCCGCGGTCTCGATGGCTGA
- a CDS encoding LysR substrate-binding domain-containing protein: MIRELRTLVAVARRGSFAAAGEQVGLTQSAVSAQIRALERSVGVELFKRTPRAAHLNEVGRQAVRTAEQILALFDGIGQGDSPRGRLRIGAVNTAQTGLLPEVLKRLAEQAPHIEPQVVPGVSLHLLDQVDAAELDLAILIRPPFNLPRGLSAQRVERQPFVLIAPPQCTATDALELLRTQPFIRYDHVSFGGRLVGDFLEAQQLRPRQVMELDEIDAIARMVENGLGVALLPRAGLWLREPARVRVIELGALEFQRELVMVSRSGSAQDDLVGEFRRALLAETAAQEAAPTTA, from the coding sequence ATGATCCGCGAACTCCGCACCCTGGTCGCCGTGGCGCGCCGGGGCTCCTTCGCCGCGGCGGGGGAACAGGTGGGGCTGACGCAGTCGGCGGTGAGCGCGCAGATCCGCGCGCTGGAACGCAGCGTCGGCGTCGAGTTGTTCAAGCGCACGCCGCGCGCGGCACACCTGAACGAGGTCGGGAGGCAGGCGGTGCGTACGGCCGAGCAGATCCTCGCGCTGTTCGACGGCATCGGCCAGGGCGACAGCCCGCGCGGACGCCTGCGCATCGGTGCGGTGAACACGGCGCAGACCGGGCTGCTGCCGGAGGTGCTCAAGCGCCTCGCCGAACAGGCGCCACACATCGAGCCGCAGGTGGTGCCGGGCGTCTCGCTGCACCTGCTGGACCAGGTGGACGCCGCCGAACTGGACCTGGCGATCCTCATCCGCCCGCCGTTCAACCTGCCGCGCGGGCTCTCCGCGCAACGGGTCGAGCGCCAGCCGTTCGTGCTGATCGCGCCGCCGCAATGCACTGCGACGGATGCGCTGGAATTGCTGCGCACGCAACCGTTCATCCGCTACGACCATGTGTCCTTCGGCGGTCGCCTGGTGGGCGATTTCCTCGAGGCGCAACAGCTCAGGCCACGCCAGGTAATGGAGCTGGATGAGATCGACGCGATCGCGCGGATGGTGGAGAACGGCCTCGGCGTGGCGCTGCTGCCCCGGGCCGGGCTGTGGCTACGCGAGCCGGCGCGGGTACGGGTGATCGAACTGGGCGCGCTGGAATTCCAGCGCGAGCTGGTGATGGTCAGCCGCAGCGGTTCGGCGCAGGACGACCTGGTCGGTGAATTCCGCCGCGCCCTGCTGGCCGAGACGGCGGCTCAGGAGGCCGCGCCGACCACCGCGTAG
- a CDS encoding LysR family transcriptional regulator: MIDLVMLKDFLVLCRIKSFSRAAQECHVSVSGLSRRIQTLEQWLGAPVFERHKHALELTEAGRQLQGVAQDAVRALDNLRQSIRERDEDAQRRIRFCAPHILSSVFFPHWIPRLQADFRSAKFSVDCDYLPQCLSRLRDGSVDYVVALLDEGEAVSRRLGIDSEAEFQRLELGHEQLVAVCAPDAAGQPLFNLDRLQTEALSFLGYSEECHLGWALEPLLRDSGLFLQRHHSSSQTEGLRFFAQSRLGVAWLPHTLVREDLASRRLVRAGGQRFDVPLRYTLIRRRLPLPGEAERLWTFLGELARPAPRYAVVGAAS; encoded by the coding sequence ATGATCGACCTGGTGATGCTCAAGGACTTCCTCGTCCTCTGTCGGATCAAGAGCTTCAGCCGTGCGGCGCAGGAGTGCCATGTCTCCGTGTCCGGGCTCAGCCGGCGTATCCAGACCCTGGAACAGTGGCTCGGCGCGCCGGTGTTCGAGCGCCACAAGCACGCCCTCGAACTGACCGAGGCCGGCCGCCAGTTGCAAGGCGTGGCGCAGGACGCGGTGCGCGCCCTGGACAACCTGCGCCAGTCGATCCGCGAGCGCGACGAAGACGCCCAGCGGCGCATTCGTTTCTGCGCCCCGCACATCCTCTCCTCGGTGTTCTTCCCGCACTGGATTCCGCGCCTGCAGGCGGACTTCCGCAGCGCCAAGTTCAGCGTCGACTGCGATTACCTGCCGCAATGCCTGTCGCGCCTGCGCGACGGCTCGGTGGATTACGTGGTGGCGTTGCTCGACGAAGGCGAGGCGGTGTCGCGCCGCCTGGGCATCGACAGCGAAGCCGAGTTCCAGCGCCTGGAGCTTGGCCACGAACAACTGGTGGCGGTCTGCGCGCCGGACGCCGCCGGCCAGCCGCTGTTCAACCTCGACCGCCTGCAGACCGAAGCGCTATCGTTCCTCGGCTACTCCGAGGAATGCCACCTGGGCTGGGCCCTGGAACCGCTGCTGCGCGACAGCGGCCTGTTCCTCCAGCGCCATCACAGTTCCAGCCAGACCGAGGGGCTGCGCTTCTTCGCCCAGTCGCGCCTGGGCGTCGCCTGGCTGCCGCATACCCTGGTCCGCGAGGACCTCGCCAGCCGTCGCCTGGTGCGCGCCGGCGGCCAGCGCTTCGACGTGCCGTTGCGCTACACCCTGATCCGTCGCCGCCTGCCGCTACCCGGCGAGGCCGAACGCCTGTGGACCTTCCTCGGCGAGCTGGCGCGCCCGGCGCCGCGCTACGCGGTGGTCGGCGCGGCCTCCTGA
- a CDS encoding haloacid dehalogenase type II has product MRAILFDVFGTLVDWRSSLIEQFQALERELGGTLPCVELTDRWRQQYKPAMDRVRNGQAPWQHLDQLHRQSLEALAGEFGLALDEALLQRITGFWHRLRPWPDTLAGMHALKADYWLAALSNGNTALMLDVARHAGLPWDMLLCADLFGHYKPDPQVYLGACRLLDLPPQEVMLCAAHNYDLKAARALGLKTAFIARPLEYGPGQTQDLAAEQDWDLIASDLPDLHRQLAASA; this is encoded by the coding sequence ATGCGCGCGATCCTGTTCGATGTGTTCGGTACCCTGGTGGACTGGCGTTCCAGCCTGATCGAGCAGTTCCAGGCGTTGGAGCGCGAACTCGGCGGGACCCTGCCCTGCGTGGAACTGACCGACCGCTGGCGCCAGCAATACAAGCCGGCGATGGACCGGGTACGCAACGGCCAGGCGCCCTGGCAGCACCTCGACCAGTTGCACCGGCAGAGTCTCGAGGCCCTGGCCGGAGAGTTCGGCCTGGCGCTGGACGAGGCCCTGCTGCAACGCATCACTGGCTTCTGGCACCGCCTGCGGCCGTGGCCGGACACGCTCGCCGGGATGCACGCGCTGAAGGCCGACTACTGGCTCGCCGCGCTGAGCAACGGCAACACCGCGCTGATGCTCGACGTCGCGCGGCACGCCGGGCTGCCCTGGGACATGCTGCTGTGCGCCGACCTGTTCGGCCACTACAAGCCCGACCCGCAGGTCTACCTCGGCGCCTGCCGCCTGCTCGACCTGCCGCCGCAGGAGGTGATGCTCTGCGCGGCGCACAACTACGACCTCAAGGCCGCGCGCGCCCTCGGCCTGAAGACCGCGTTCATCGCCCGGCCGCTGGAATACGGCCCCGGCCAGACCCAGGACCTCGCCGCCGAGCAGGACTGGGACCTGATCGCCAGCGACCTGCCGGACCTGCACCGGCAACTGGCGGCCTCGGCCTGA
- a CDS encoding type II toxin-antitoxin system RelE/ParE family toxin translates to MAWDIEYTDEFGDWWGSLSEDEQESLAVTVRLLEERGPSLGHPHSSGINGSRPGHMRELRTQHGGRPFRTLYAFDPRRSAILPIGGDKTGDDRWYELNVPIADRLHDEHLHQLREEGLIDG, encoded by the coding sequence GTGGCGTGGGATATCGAGTACACCGACGAGTTCGGTGATTGGTGGGGTTCTCTGTCCGAGGATGAGCAGGAGTCGCTAGCTGTGACGGTTCGCTTGCTTGAGGAGCGGGGGCCATCCTTGGGGCACCCCCACAGCAGCGGCATCAATGGCTCCCGCCCTGGCCATATGAGAGAGCTACGGACTCAACACGGCGGGCGACCTTTCCGAACGCTTTACGCGTTTGACCCCAGACGCTCCGCGATACTGCCGATCGGTGGCGACAAGACTGGCGATGATCGTTGGTACGAATTGAACGTGCCCATTGCCGACCGCCTCCATGACGAACACTTGCACCAGCTCCGTGAGGAGGGACTGATCGATGGCTAA
- a CDS encoding RidA family protein, whose amino-acid sequence MQTSPAPAIVAGGAYQPVVLHAGIAYVSGQLPRQHGELRWTGKVGSELDLEQARQAARLCAARCLQALEEALGGLQRVERLLKVTGYVASAAGFVQQPAVIDAASEYFDEVLGARGGHARAAVGVAELPRGAAVEVELIAAVRP is encoded by the coding sequence ATGCAGACATCCCCCGCTCCGGCCATCGTCGCCGGCGGCGCCTACCAGCCGGTGGTGCTCCACGCCGGCATCGCCTACGTCAGCGGCCAGTTGCCACGCCAGCACGGCGAGCTGCGCTGGACCGGCAAGGTCGGCAGCGAACTCGACCTGGAACAGGCCCGCCAGGCCGCCCGGCTCTGCGCGGCGCGCTGCCTGCAGGCGCTGGAGGAGGCGCTGGGCGGCCTGCAACGGGTCGAGCGGCTGCTCAAGGTGACCGGCTACGTCGCCAGCGCGGCGGGTTTCGTCCAGCAGCCGGCGGTGATCGATGCCGCCAGCGAATATTTCGACGAGGTGCTCGGCGCGCGCGGCGGCCACGCCCGCGCCGCCGTCGGCGTGGCCGAGCTGCCGCGCGGCGCCGCGGTGGAGGTGGAACTGATCGCGGCGGTGCGGCCATGA
- a CDS encoding aminotransferase class V-fold PLP-dependent enzyme, whose translation MSALFPAAPDAFGADELLRLRRETPAWGSYAHFAHGSASLPPQVLYEALDSWLEAERRWGVQRAAEHFAEPLLAVRDSVARVLGTQPRHIALLDCASRAWSVAFAAALAAHPRIRAISSFDEYGSNSLCLLAARQQRGVELRLIDARGDAAQLLQRLDEQLHDLAPGQTPLLSLSAVPTGHGAATALEGVAERIRAHDGLFFLDASHAVGQLPLAVEAIGCDVLVFPPRKWLRGPKGLGVLYLGERALERLALPDGLDVGGAQWSDAFALQARDDARRFECSEFNPGLRLALKASCDYLLQTDVQRIARRNRQLRERIAQQLYRRLGWTPLEQGPHASALMTYAAPELSGEQWLKRLHARGVNASYIGPQYARWALREQALPGVLRLTPHYLTDDSEIERLGEALEDCLRQRAAS comes from the coding sequence ATGAGCGCGCTCTTCCCCGCCGCCCCCGACGCCTTCGGTGCCGACGAACTGCTGCGCCTGCGCCGCGAGACCCCGGCCTGGGGCAGCTACGCGCACTTCGCCCATGGCTCCGCCAGCCTGCCGCCGCAGGTGCTCTACGAGGCCCTCGACAGCTGGCTGGAAGCCGAGCGGCGCTGGGGCGTGCAGCGCGCCGCCGAGCATTTCGCCGAGCCCTTGCTGGCGGTCCGCGACAGCGTCGCGCGAGTGCTCGGCACCCAGCCACGGCACATCGCCCTGCTCGACTGCGCCAGCCGCGCCTGGTCGGTGGCCTTTGCCGCGGCCCTGGCCGCCCATCCACGGATACGGGCGATCAGCAGCTTCGACGAATACGGTTCCAACAGCCTGTGCCTGCTCGCCGCGCGCCAGCAGCGCGGGGTGGAGCTGCGCCTGATCGACGCACGCGGCGACGCCGCACAGCTGTTGCAACGGCTCGACGAGCAGTTGCACGACCTCGCCCCCGGCCAGACGCCGCTGCTGTCGCTCAGCGCGGTGCCCACCGGGCATGGCGCGGCTACCGCGCTGGAGGGCGTGGCCGAGCGCATCCGCGCCCATGACGGGCTGTTCTTCCTCGATGCCAGCCATGCGGTCGGCCAGTTGCCGCTGGCGGTGGAGGCGATCGGCTGCGACGTGCTGGTGTTCCCGCCACGCAAGTGGCTGCGCGGGCCAAAGGGACTCGGCGTGCTCTATCTCGGCGAACGCGCCCTGGAGCGCCTGGCCCTGCCCGACGGGCTGGACGTCGGCGGCGCGCAATGGAGCGACGCCTTCGCCTTGCAGGCACGGGATGACGCGCGGCGCTTCGAATGCTCGGAGTTCAACCCGGGGCTGCGCCTGGCGCTCAAGGCCAGTTGCGACTACCTGTTGCAGACCGACGTCCAGCGCATCGCCCGGCGCAACCGCCAGTTGCGCGAACGCATCGCCCAGCAGCTCTACCGCCGGCTCGGCTGGACGCCGCTGGAACAAGGGCCGCACGCCAGCGCGTTGATGACCTACGCGGCCCCCGAACTGAGCGGCGAGCAATGGCTGAAGCGCCTCCACGCGCGCGGCGTGAACGCCTCCTACATCGGCCCGCAGTATGCCCGCTGGGCGCTGCGCGAGCAGGCGCTGCCGGGGGTACTGCGCCTGACTCCGCACTACCTGACCGACGACAGCGAGATCGAGCGCCTCGGCGAGGCCCTGGAGGATTGCCTGCGACAGCGCGCCGCCAGTTGA
- a CDS encoding MFS transporter, which translates to MTAALAPNPTQRYRWVILLIATFAQACACFFVQGIGAIAVFIQNDLQLSSLQIGLLVSAAQLVPIVGLLVAGELLDRYSERLVVGLGTLIVALALCASLWATDYLTILLFLVVVGAGYSTAQPGGSKSVSRWFAKTQLGFAMGIRQAGLPLGGALSAALLPYLAGIYGWRSAFLAGGLVAFLGALAFMLFYRTPPDAPAPGANPAERDLGAVVKSRLAMITDPAMKNIVCSGVALISVQYGILVFTVLYLHETLEIGIGMAATLLFVAQGSGVAGRILLAAWSDRCRAGRYFPVMVCLGAVILGLLALVLLPLQSPLGMGLVVAWLGFFGFGWYGPWVAYVADTAPVGKTGFALGLAMAINQLAIVLAPPALGLLKDFSHSFVPGWLALCLMAAVALVVTAWSGRGLPTALPQKH; encoded by the coding sequence GTGACCGCCGCCCTCGCCCCGAACCCCACCCAGCGCTACCGCTGGGTCATCCTGCTGATCGCCACCTTCGCCCAGGCCTGCGCCTGCTTCTTCGTCCAGGGCATCGGCGCGATCGCCGTGTTCATCCAGAACGACCTGCAACTCTCGTCGCTACAGATCGGCCTGCTGGTGTCGGCGGCGCAGCTGGTGCCGATCGTCGGCCTGCTGGTGGCCGGCGAGCTGCTCGACCGCTACTCCGAGCGGCTGGTGGTCGGCCTCGGCACGCTGATCGTCGCGCTGGCCCTCTGCGCCTCGCTGTGGGCCACCGACTACCTGACCATCCTGCTGTTCCTGGTGGTCGTCGGCGCCGGCTACAGCACGGCGCAGCCGGGCGGCAGCAAGTCGGTGTCACGCTGGTTCGCCAAGACCCAGCTGGGCTTCGCCATGGGCATCCGCCAGGCCGGGCTGCCGCTGGGCGGCGCGCTGTCCGCCGCGCTGCTGCCGTACCTGGCGGGGATCTACGGCTGGCGCAGCGCATTCCTCGCCGGCGGCCTGGTAGCGTTCCTCGGCGCGCTGGCCTTCATGCTCTTCTACCGCACCCCGCCGGACGCCCCCGCGCCCGGCGCGAACCCCGCCGAACGCGACCTGGGCGCGGTGGTGAAGTCGCGGCTGGCGATGATCACCGATCCAGCGATGAAGAACATCGTCTGTTCCGGGGTGGCGCTGATCTCGGTGCAGTACGGCATCCTGGTGTTCACCGTGCTCTACCTGCACGAGACCCTGGAGATCGGCATCGGCATGGCCGCGACCCTGCTGTTCGTCGCCCAGGGCAGCGGCGTCGCCGGGCGCATCCTGCTGGCCGCCTGGAGCGACCGCTGCCGCGCCGGGCGCTACTTCCCGGTGATGGTCTGCCTCGGCGCGGTGATCCTCGGCCTGCTGGCGCTGGTCCTGCTGCCCCTGCAATCGCCGTTGGGGATGGGCCTGGTAGTGGCCTGGCTGGGCTTCTTCGGCTTCGGCTGGTACGGTCCCTGGGTGGCCTATGTGGCGGATACCGCGCCGGTCGGCAAGACCGGCTTCGCCCTCGGCCTGGCGATGGCCATCAACCAGTTGGCGATCGTTCTCGCGCCGCCGGCGCTGGGGCTGCTCAAGGACTTCAGCCACAGCTTCGTCCCCGGCTGGCTGGCGCTCTGCCTGATGGCGGCGGTAGCCCTTGTGGTCACCGCCTGGAGCGGCCGCGGCCTGCCCACCGCGCTGCCACAGAAGCACTGA
- a CDS encoding 3-keto-5-aminohexanoate cleavage protein has product MTGSRKTLILGCASTGAKFTPRNHAATGDRLLDSICTGATIRTAPGELLDEARQLYEMGCRYYHYHARNPLTQEQTTDNDIYQAVSRALQNRFPDLMLSFGASRNGSEVQENIRRFGEWERVSHCAIPLHLGGAHFVTIQAAIELQVICELEKQRRKLDLDYASSPAFLADLRDYQPSTALEKAELQTHSTSKGADYGVTSPMTQFQVYRNAIQARQKLGLFHEVEWVQHVRSYAMTRFAVEHPRLRLGGSGQLNVILLFGFSPRLPFPETYQQFRAVIESAKSLEYDIGEPGVRKRKVSITVGAAVMPQHAAQHFRPLDVGPRAGTPLCAVRRLAAYAAQADSQVDVLRVGMEDTPYAVDDDGQVTLSDNCQLLRQALDELRANGAEAELDGERIFQRMGMERTLGEYLSLQRLHPLGEANFTLAREFVQ; this is encoded by the coding sequence ATGACCGGATCCCGGAAAACCCTGATTCTCGGATGCGCCTCCACCGGCGCCAAGTTCACCCCGCGCAACCACGCCGCCACCGGCGACCGCCTGCTCGACAGCATCTGCACCGGCGCCACCATCCGCACCGCCCCCGGCGAACTGCTGGACGAAGCGCGCCAGCTCTACGAGATGGGTTGCCGCTACTACCACTATCACGCGCGCAACCCGCTGACCCAGGAACAGACCACCGACAACGACATCTACCAGGCGGTCAGCCGCGCCCTGCAGAACCGCTTCCCCGACCTGATGTTGAGCTTCGGCGCCAGCCGCAACGGCAGCGAGGTGCAGGAGAACATCCGCCGCTTCGGCGAGTGGGAGCGGGTCAGCCACTGCGCCATCCCGCTGCACCTGGGCGGTGCGCACTTCGTGACGATCCAGGCGGCCATCGAATTGCAGGTGATCTGCGAGCTGGAGAAGCAAAGGCGCAAGCTCGACCTCGACTATGCCTCCAGCCCGGCCTTCCTCGCCGACCTGCGCGACTACCAGCCGTCGACGGCGCTGGAAAAGGCCGAGTTGCAGACCCACTCCACCAGCAAGGGCGCCGACTACGGGGTGACCTCGCCGATGACCCAGTTCCAGGTCTACCGCAACGCCATCCAGGCGCGCCAGAAGCTCGGCCTGTTCCACGAGGTGGAGTGGGTGCAGCACGTGCGCAGCTACGCCATGACCCGTTTCGCCGTGGAGCACCCGCGCCTGCGCCTGGGCGGTTCCGGCCAGTTGAACGTGATCCTGCTGTTCGGCTTCTCGCCACGCCTGCCGTTCCCGGAGACCTACCAGCAGTTCCGCGCGGTGATCGAGAGCGCCAAGAGCCTGGAGTACGATATCGGCGAACCCGGCGTGCGCAAGCGCAAGGTCAGCATCACGGTCGGCGCGGCGGTGATGCCGCAGCATGCCGCGCAGCACTTCCGGCCGCTCGACGTCGGCCCTCGCGCCGGCACCCCGCTCTGCGCGGTGCGCCGGCTGGCCGCCTATGCCGCGCAGGCGGACAGCCAGGTCGACGTGCTGCGGGTCGGCATGGAGGACACGCCCTATGCGGTGGACGATGACGGCCAGGTGACGCTCAGCGACAACTGCCAGTTGCTGCGCCAGGCTCTCGACGAACTGCGCGCCAACGGCGCCGAGGCCGAGCTCGACGGCGAACGGATCTTCCAGCGCATGGGCATGGAACGCACCCTCGGCGAATACCTGTCGCTGCAGCGCCTGCATCCGCTCGGCGAAGCCAACTTCACCCTCGCACGGGAGTTCGTCCAGTGA